In Egicoccus sp. AB-alg2, one genomic interval encodes:
- a CDS encoding NADPH-dependent assimilatory sulfite reductase hemoprotein subunit, producing MADVERIKATSDWLAGDLAAELADTSTPGVSKDSTQLIKFHGMYQQDDRDVRRERLQAGLGKAITMMVRASIPGGVTTAEQYLACDRLADEVADGTLRITTRQGLQWHKVGKLDVRQLIQTLNASELTTIAACGDVSRNVMACPAPLPGRDDLAPYARELARAVRPRTQSYWDLWLDGERSASLVEEAVDPAEAEDGDLDPLYGPTYLPRKFKIGFAHTGDNCVDAYTNDVGIVPVRDATGTIVAFTLLVGGGLGMTHNKPATFPRLADPLGDVASDRLVDAVKAIIAVQRDHGDRADRKHARMKYLVHEWGVDKFRAAVEDRLDFTFAPASPQTWEDTSDHLGWHEQGDGRWFLGVHVLSGRIQDTEEVRLRTALRTLVERHHLGVRFTPAQNLLLTDVDPAVRDEVAATLRDHGVTLPGDLPTLTRKALACPALPTCGLALAEAERAMPDFLAGFEARLSELGIDGEAPQLRVTGCPNGCARPYSTEIGVVGRGKDHYTVHLGGDDAGTRLNEVFADRVSLEGVVDLLEPALAAWRDERHDGETFGDWADRLGVDALRARFDAAAFEHQRLAGARAGASAGTGNSAGSRNSAGTGARASAGARAGGEAASP from the coding sequence GTGGCCGACGTCGAACGCATCAAGGCGACCAGCGACTGGCTCGCCGGCGACCTCGCCGCCGAACTCGCCGACACCTCGACGCCCGGGGTGTCCAAGGACTCGACGCAGCTGATCAAGTTCCACGGCATGTACCAGCAAGACGACCGCGACGTGCGTCGCGAGCGACTGCAGGCCGGCCTGGGCAAGGCCATCACCATGATGGTGCGCGCGTCGATCCCCGGCGGGGTCACCACCGCCGAGCAGTACCTCGCCTGCGACCGGCTGGCCGACGAGGTCGCCGACGGCACGCTGCGGATCACCACCCGGCAGGGGCTGCAGTGGCACAAGGTCGGCAAGCTCGACGTCCGCCAGCTCATCCAGACCCTCAACGCCTCCGAGCTGACCACCATCGCGGCGTGCGGTGACGTCAGCCGCAACGTGATGGCCTGCCCGGCGCCGCTGCCGGGCCGTGACGACCTCGCGCCCTACGCCCGCGAGCTGGCCCGCGCGGTGCGGCCGCGCACGCAGTCGTACTGGGACCTGTGGCTGGACGGGGAACGCTCCGCGTCGCTGGTCGAGGAGGCCGTCGACCCGGCCGAGGCCGAGGACGGTGACCTCGACCCGCTGTACGGGCCGACCTACCTGCCGCGCAAGTTCAAGATCGGCTTCGCCCACACCGGCGACAACTGCGTCGACGCCTACACCAACGACGTCGGCATCGTCCCGGTCCGCGACGCCACGGGCACGATCGTGGCGTTCACGCTGCTGGTCGGCGGCGGGCTGGGCATGACCCACAACAAGCCGGCCACCTTCCCGCGGCTGGCCGACCCGCTCGGCGACGTCGCGTCGGACCGGCTGGTCGACGCGGTGAAGGCGATCATCGCGGTCCAGCGCGACCACGGCGACCGTGCGGACCGCAAGCACGCCCGCATGAAGTACCTCGTGCACGAGTGGGGCGTGGACAAGTTCCGGGCCGCGGTCGAGGACCGGCTCGACTTCACGTTCGCGCCCGCCAGCCCGCAAACCTGGGAGGACACCTCCGACCATCTCGGCTGGCACGAGCAGGGCGACGGCCGCTGGTTCCTCGGCGTGCACGTGTTGTCCGGCCGCATCCAGGACACCGAGGAGGTCCGGCTGCGCACGGCGCTGCGCACGCTCGTGGAGCGCCACCACCTCGGCGTGCGCTTCACCCCGGCGCAGAACCTGCTGCTGACCGACGTCGACCCGGCCGTCCGCGACGAGGTGGCCGCGACCCTGCGCGACCACGGCGTGACGCTGCCCGGCGACCTGCCGACGCTGACCCGCAAGGCGCTGGCCTGCCCCGCGCTGCCCACCTGCGGGCTGGCGCTGGCGGAGGCGGAGCGGGCCATGCCCGACTTCCTCGCCGGCTTCGAGGCACGGTTGTCGGAACTCGGCATCGACGGCGAGGCACCACAGCTGCGGGTGACCGGCTGCCCGAATGGCTGCGCGCGGCCGTACTCGACCGAGATCGGCGTGGTCGGGCGCGGCAAGGACCACTACACGGTCCACCTCGGCGGCGATGACGCCGGCACCCGGCTCAACGAGGTGTTCGCCGACCGGGTCAGCCTCGAGGGGGTCGTGGACCTGCTCGAGCCGGCGCTGGCGGCCTGGCGCGACGAGCGCCACGACGGCGAGACGTTCGGCGACTGGGCCGACCGGCTGGGTGTCGACGCGCTGCGGGCCCGCTTCGACGCGGCCGCGTTCGAGCACCAGCGGCTGGCGGGCGCGCGGGCCGGCGCCAGCGCCGGCACCGGCAACAGCGCCGGCTCCCGCAACAGCGCCGGCACCGGAGCCCGCGCCAGCGCCGGTGCCCGCGCCGGCGGGGAGGCGGCGTCGCCATGA
- a CDS encoding bifunctional precorrin-2 dehydrogenase/sirohydrochlorin ferrochelatase: protein MFDLTISLDVTGRRCVVVGGGPEADARVEALLHAGAEVVVITPTPSPAIEAAAADGRVSLERRGWRGGDLAGAFVAYNTREDDTPVAQIWAESREQHVLLSTLDDKPRCDFATPAIVRRGDLAVTIATAGRAPALAKRLRQHLEAELGEEYATLVDVLDEARAQVLPREVPFAEWAAKWSQALADLDGLARLVADGHVEEARDKVVAAVGKGGR, encoded by the coding sequence GTGTTCGACCTCACCATCTCCCTCGACGTCACCGGCCGCCGGTGCGTGGTCGTCGGCGGCGGCCCGGAGGCCGACGCCCGCGTCGAGGCACTGCTGCACGCGGGCGCCGAGGTGGTCGTGATCACCCCGACCCCGTCGCCCGCGATCGAGGCGGCCGCCGCCGACGGGCGCGTCTCCCTCGAACGGCGTGGCTGGCGGGGCGGCGACCTGGCCGGCGCGTTCGTGGCCTACAACACCCGCGAGGACGACACCCCGGTCGCGCAGATCTGGGCCGAGTCGCGCGAGCAGCACGTGCTGCTGTCCACGCTGGACGACAAGCCGCGCTGCGACTTCGCCACCCCGGCGATCGTGCGCCGCGGCGACCTCGCCGTCACGATCGCGACCGCCGGCCGCGCCCCCGCGCTGGCCAAGCGGCTGCGCCAGCACCTCGAGGCAGAACTCGGCGAGGAGTACGCGACGCTGGTCGACGTGCTCGACGAGGCGCGAGCCCAGGTGCTGCCCCGCGAGGTGCCGTTCGCCGAGTGGGCGGCGAAGTGGTCGCAGGCGCTGGCGGACCTGGACGGGCTGGCCCGGCTGGTCGCCGACGGCCACGTCGAGGAGGCCCGCGACAAGGTCGTGGCCGCGGTCGGGAAGGGTGGGCGATGA
- a CDS encoding diguanylate cyclase: protein MDVVLRRQDEVKRRVYLAMLGLSLPLIPGVAVLRWQLEPAVRLAYPALFVVLVALGLGLATRRLAVARAESLVLVAVGGLWLARLGAALYGSGDRVESLTRARDVVTESIGPGLTVLVLLLYLASPVRVGMRRSVLLVGAFVLVCLPALIGALLADADAALPAATAVVRQWVYVTCTAALAYGLAHLKEQVAEQMARNRALEELAHTDPLTGAANRRRVQAVLGEELARCRRYERPLSVAMIDLDAFKERNDHHGHAAGDDALCIIVAGLGAELRDTDTVGRWGGDELLIVLPETTLTAAATIAERIRARLSALALAAGPERFVTGSIGVAAAEPADTADSLLLRADRSMYAAKAAGGDRVVTTDVDGQTLLTGV, encoded by the coding sequence GTGGACGTGGTTCTGCGGCGGCAGGACGAGGTCAAGCGGCGGGTCTATCTCGCCATGCTCGGCCTGTCCCTGCCGCTCATCCCCGGGGTCGCCGTCCTCCGCTGGCAACTCGAGCCGGCGGTGCGGTTGGCCTACCCGGCGTTGTTCGTCGTGCTGGTCGCGCTCGGGCTGGGGCTGGCGACCCGGCGCCTGGCCGTCGCCCGTGCGGAGTCGCTGGTGCTGGTGGCCGTGGGCGGGCTGTGGCTCGCGCGTCTGGGCGCCGCGCTCTACGGCAGCGGCGACCGGGTGGAGTCGCTCACCCGCGCCCGCGACGTGGTCACGGAGTCGATCGGTCCGGGGCTCACCGTGCTGGTGCTGCTGCTCTACCTGGCCTCGCCGGTGCGGGTCGGGATGCGGCGCTCCGTCCTGCTCGTCGGCGCGTTCGTGCTGGTGTGCCTGCCCGCGCTGATCGGGGCGCTGCTGGCGGACGCGGACGCAGCGCTGCCGGCCGCGACGGCGGTGGTGCGCCAGTGGGTGTACGTCACCTGCACGGCCGCACTCGCCTACGGGCTTGCGCATCTCAAGGAGCAGGTCGCCGAGCAGATGGCCCGCAACCGGGCGCTGGAGGAGCTGGCCCACACCGATCCGCTGACCGGGGCGGCCAACCGCCGACGCGTGCAGGCCGTGCTGGGCGAGGAGCTGGCCCGCTGCCGCCGCTACGAGCGGCCCCTGTCCGTCGCGATGATCGACCTGGACGCGTTCAAGGAACGCAACGACCACCACGGGCACGCGGCCGGCGACGACGCGCTGTGCATCATCGTCGCGGGCCTGGGCGCCGAGCTGCGCGACACCGACACCGTCGGGCGCTGGGGCGGCGACGAGCTGCTGATCGTGCTGCCGGAGACGACCCTGACGGCGGCCGCCACCATCGCGGAACGGATTCGCGCACGCCTGTCGGCGCTGGCGCTGGCCGCTGGCCCGGAGCGGTTCGTCACCGGCTCGATCGGGGTGGCCGCGGCCGAGCCGGCCGACACGGCCGACAGCCTCCTGCTGCGTGCCGACCGCAGCATGTACGCCGCCAAGGCAGCCGGCGGCGACCGGGTCGTCACCACCGACGTCGACGGCCAGACCCTCCTCACCGGCGTCTGA
- a CDS encoding low molecular weight phosphatase family protein gives MHVLVVCTANIARSPLAEAMLAASLAPHGVDVSSAGTRASDGHPAASASQELARLRGLDLTGHRSRPVTERLVQAADLVLTMSERHRDACGPLVPGAGRRTFTVRELVRLLTAADVADGPDAVAERLPWLVEQAQLARPVAPPPRGKEDVHDPIRDPWPAWTVMGATLDDLLTTVVRAAGAEPAWQPQAAVRAEVGAEVSRDDSGTAARPATDPAPRTGWFRRRRASARKP, from the coding sequence GTGCACGTCCTGGTCGTCTGCACCGCCAACATCGCCCGCAGCCCGCTCGCGGAGGCGATGCTGGCCGCCTCGCTGGCACCACACGGCGTGGACGTCTCCAGCGCCGGCACCCGCGCCAGCGACGGACACCCGGCGGCCTCGGCCTCCCAGGAACTGGCGCGGCTACGCGGCCTGGACCTGACCGGCCACCGTTCACGCCCGGTCACGGAGCGCCTGGTGCAGGCGGCGGACCTGGTGCTGACGATGTCCGAGCGGCACCGCGACGCGTGCGGTCCGCTGGTGCCCGGCGCCGGCCGCCGCACCTTCACCGTGCGGGAGCTGGTGCGCCTGCTGACGGCCGCGGACGTCGCCGACGGGCCGGACGCGGTGGCCGAGCGGCTGCCGTGGCTGGTCGAGCAGGCGCAGCTCGCCCGGCCGGTCGCCCCGCCGCCGCGCGGCAAGGAGGACGTCCACGACCCGATCCGCGACCCGTGGCCGGCATGGACGGTGATGGGCGCGACGCTGGACGACCTGTTGACCACCGTGGTGCGGGCGGCCGGCGCGGAGCCGGCGTGGCAGCCGCAGGCGGCGGTCCGCGCTGAGGTCGGTGCGGAGGTCAGTCGCGACGACTCGGGAACAGCGGCTCGTCCAGCGACGGATCCTGCTCCTCGAACGGGCTGGTTTCGACGTCGTCGAGCCTCGGCGCGGAAGCCGTAG
- a CDS encoding phosphoadenylyl-sulfate reductase gives MTALRPDDRAAVGASVATALDGDLPRPDDRFRAIGPDDDSAFIRLLAVEAADKLEDKPADRILAWAAGVLPRFVVTSSFGAESAVLLHLLAQVAPEVPVLFLDTGLHFDATIAFRRQLARDLGLSVVDLRPELSVAQQATRYGDELWARDPDACCALRKTTPLRTALRSFDGWATGVRRVQTPERAATPIVEARQHDERWLVKVAPLARWTDADVDAYLRAHDLPRHPMVADGYPSVGCAPCTARVAPGQDPRAGRWSAFDGKTECGIHLADDGSVVRTTTTPG, from the coding sequence ATGACGGCCCTGCGACCCGACGATCGGGCCGCGGTCGGTGCGTCGGTCGCCACGGCGCTCGACGGCGATCTGCCCCGGCCCGACGACCGCTTCCGCGCGATCGGTCCCGACGACGACTCGGCGTTCATCCGGCTGCTGGCCGTCGAGGCCGCCGACAAGCTCGAGGACAAGCCGGCCGACCGGATCCTCGCGTGGGCGGCGGGCGTGCTGCCCCGGTTCGTGGTGACCTCGTCGTTCGGGGCCGAGTCGGCGGTGCTGCTGCACCTGCTGGCCCAGGTCGCGCCCGAGGTGCCGGTGCTGTTCCTCGACACCGGCCTGCACTTCGACGCCACCATCGCGTTCCGCCGCCAACTGGCCCGCGACCTGGGCCTGTCGGTGGTCGACCTGCGCCCGGAGCTGTCGGTCGCCCAGCAGGCCACCCGCTACGGCGACGAGCTGTGGGCACGTGACCCCGACGCCTGCTGCGCGCTGCGCAAGACCACCCCGCTGCGCACGGCGCTGCGCTCGTTCGACGGCTGGGCGACCGGCGTGCGCCGGGTCCAGACCCCCGAGCGGGCCGCCACCCCGATCGTCGAGGCCCGCCAGCACGACGAGCGGTGGCTGGTGAAGGTCGCCCCGCTGGCGCGCTGGACCGACGCCGACGTGGACGCCTACCTGCGCGCCCACGACCTGCCGCGCCACCCGATGGTCGCCGACGGCTACCCGTCGGTCGGCTGCGCGCCGTGCACCGCCCGGGTCGCGCCCGGCCAGGACCCGCGGGCGGGGCGCTGGTCGGCGTTCGACGGCAAGACCGAGTGCGGCATCCACCTCGCCGACGACGGCAGCGTCGTGCGCACCACCACCACGCCGGGCTGA
- a CDS encoding polysaccharide biosynthesis tyrosine autokinase → MERDDTISLQDYLVVLRRQRWLILTVVVLVVVAALAASFAQTPVYEAEAEVAVEPVRRSQDFGLEQLLQPQRDLVQTERLVVTSRPVAERVVEELGLPDTSTALEDLRVEAVGDTRVVRIVAADTDPAAAVERANAFADAYLDYRRDEALDNLLAARASLDQRANELREEIAALEEEAGELDEVQRDALLAQLAQLVGQGAEVGGGGAAIIGGGSVLTPAELPEGPVSPRPLRTGALALVLGVLLGVGLAFLRDHIDDVIRDEPDFRRATGGRPILGRIPNWNDPEGGDRLATMIEPTSFASEAYRELSAGVRFLLVAHEEKVACEAAGDQRPLGRSIMLASATAGDGKTSTAANLAVAAARVGLRTVLVDADLRRATVGRRFGLGKTTGLSDVLLSGGRIKDHVVAVGVDNLRVLPAGTIPPNPTELLASPAMRALEHELLGRADLVIYDTPAVLAVPDALELGRHVDLAILVARAGTTGRRQLTAAIERLEQVGTEVAGSVLNGIDSKSDGYYYSYYYRDVPEQPAETKRGPLLRRGDKTPPPPARPAVRPSNGDAAPTASAPRLDDVETSPFEEQDPSLDEPLFPSRRD, encoded by the coding sequence GGCCGAGGTCGCCGTGGAGCCGGTGCGCCGCAGCCAGGACTTCGGGCTGGAGCAGCTGCTGCAGCCGCAGCGCGACCTCGTGCAGACCGAGCGCCTGGTCGTCACCTCGCGGCCCGTCGCGGAACGGGTCGTCGAGGAGCTGGGTCTGCCGGACACCTCGACCGCACTGGAGGACCTGCGCGTCGAGGCGGTCGGCGACACCCGGGTCGTGCGGATCGTGGCTGCGGACACCGACCCGGCCGCCGCCGTGGAGCGCGCCAACGCGTTCGCGGACGCCTACCTCGACTACCGCCGCGACGAGGCACTGGACAACCTGCTGGCCGCTCGTGCCAGCCTCGACCAGCGCGCCAACGAACTTCGTGAGGAGATCGCCGCGCTGGAGGAGGAGGCCGGCGAGCTCGACGAGGTCCAGCGCGACGCGCTCCTCGCCCAACTCGCCCAGCTGGTCGGCCAGGGCGCCGAGGTCGGCGGCGGTGGCGCGGCCATCATCGGCGGCGGTTCCGTCCTCACGCCGGCGGAGCTGCCGGAAGGTCCCGTGTCGCCGCGACCGCTGCGCACCGGTGCGCTGGCGCTGGTGCTGGGCGTGCTGCTGGGCGTCGGGCTCGCGTTCCTGCGCGACCACATCGACGACGTCATCCGCGACGAGCCGGACTTCCGGCGGGCCACGGGCGGCCGGCCGATCCTGGGCCGCATCCCGAACTGGAACGACCCGGAAGGCGGCGACCGGCTCGCGACGATGATCGAGCCCACGTCGTTCGCCAGCGAGGCCTACCGGGAACTGTCCGCCGGCGTGCGGTTCCTCCTGGTCGCCCACGAAGAGAAGGTCGCCTGCGAGGCCGCCGGCGACCAGCGCCCGCTGGGGCGGTCCATCATGCTCGCCTCCGCGACGGCCGGTGACGGCAAGACCTCCACCGCCGCCAACCTCGCCGTCGCCGCGGCCCGGGTCGGCCTGCGCACCGTGCTGGTCGACGCCGACCTGCGGCGCGCCACCGTTGGCCGCCGGTTCGGGCTGGGCAAGACCACCGGGCTCAGCGACGTGCTGCTCAGCGGCGGGCGGATCAAGGACCACGTCGTCGCCGTCGGCGTGGACAACCTGCGGGTCCTGCCGGCCGGCACCATCCCGCCCAACCCGACCGAGCTGCTGGCCTCACCCGCCATGCGTGCCCTGGAACACGAACTGCTCGGGCGCGCCGACCTGGTCATCTACGACACGCCGGCGGTGCTGGCGGTTCCCGACGCGCTCGAGCTGGGCCGCCACGTCGACCTGGCCATCCTGGTCGCTCGCGCCGGCACGACCGGACGGCGCCAGCTCACCGCCGCCATCGAACGTCTCGAGCAGGTCGGGACCGAGGTGGCCGGCAGCGTCCTCAACGGCATCGACAGCAAGTCGGACGGCTACTACTACAGCTACTACTACCGGGACGTGCCGGAACAGCCCGCCGAGACCAAGCGCGGCCCGCTGCTGCGGCGGGGCGACAAGACGCCGCCCCCGCCGGCGCGCCCGGCCGTTCGCCCGAGCAACGGCGACGCGGCCCCTACGGCTTCCGCGCCGAGGCTCGACGACGTCGAAACCAGCCCGTTCGAGGAGCAGGATCCGTCGCTGGACGAGCCGCTGTTCCCGAGTCGTCGCGACTGA
- a CDS encoding S-layer homology domain-containing protein, whose product MRAVVGGGLIIAMTAPAAAATETAAAAATEAFTVTAACPADVVPASGFTDIRGAHRAAIECLRWFGLTEGVTATTFVPGKAITRGQAASFVVRLLRAADDVRLPAPRRGAFRDVSTGEHAAAIETLAAVRTPILRGFDDGTFRPKRAIRRDQFATIVARTLDEVVRQTGAARLPAVDDHPFVDVRGEEHRVAIARLTAAGIVAGTTPTTFAPGDKVTRGQSASMLARTLGGLVDAGVVARPVRVRGVVHDAADAAPGEVGKPIRGATVTITHPSLTPGVTVLTVARTNSEGRFALWLRHGEYRITVAADGYLALQRNVTVERDTAPTLDLRMFKPGATPDTSIVTTSRPGDVSVSADGRWWLVALYKGPSRTRFLPSDATAIVLERPDGKRFDLGPAGTEHAWFSRNPDGTSTRVGAQTGVHRLYYRLADGWVHLDARFDDRGRLTAINGQPYRD is encoded by the coding sequence GTGCGGGCGGTGGTCGGGGGCGGCCTGATCATCGCCATGACCGCGCCGGCCGCGGCAGCGACCGAAACCGCCGCGGCGGCGGCCACGGAGGCCTTCACCGTGACGGCGGCGTGTCCGGCCGACGTGGTACCCGCCAGCGGGTTCACCGACATCCGCGGGGCGCACCGGGCGGCGATCGAGTGCCTGCGCTGGTTCGGACTGACGGAAGGCGTCACGGCCACGACGTTCGTGCCCGGCAAGGCGATCACGCGCGGCCAGGCGGCCTCGTTCGTGGTGCGCCTGCTCCGCGCCGCGGACGACGTGCGCCTGCCGGCGCCACGACGCGGTGCGTTCCGCGACGTCTCGACCGGCGAGCACGCCGCCGCCATCGAGACGCTGGCGGCCGTCCGGACCCCGATCCTGCGCGGCTTCGACGACGGCACCTTCCGGCCGAAACGGGCGATCCGGCGCGACCAGTTCGCCACCATCGTGGCGCGCACCCTCGACGAGGTGGTGCGCCAGACCGGCGCTGCGCGTCTGCCGGCCGTCGACGACCATCCCTTCGTCGACGTCCGCGGCGAGGAGCACCGGGTCGCGATCGCACGGCTGACGGCCGCCGGCATCGTCGCCGGCACGACGCCGACGACGTTCGCGCCCGGCGACAAGGTGACCCGCGGACAGAGCGCCAGCATGCTGGCCCGCACGCTCGGGGGGCTGGTCGACGCCGGCGTGGTAGCCCGCCCGGTGCGCGTACGCGGTGTGGTGCACGACGCCGCCGACGCCGCCCCCGGCGAGGTCGGCAAGCCGATCCGCGGCGCGACGGTCACCATCACGCACCCGTCGCTGACGCCCGGCGTCACGGTCCTGACCGTGGCCAGGACCAACAGCGAGGGGCGCTTCGCCCTGTGGCTGCGTCACGGCGAGTACCGGATCACCGTCGCCGCCGACGGATACCTGGCCCTGCAGCGCAACGTCACGGTGGAACGCGACACCGCGCCGACGCTCGACCTGCGGATGTTCAAGCCGGGGGCGACGCCCGACACCTCGATCGTGACGACGTCGCGTCCCGGGGACGTGAGCGTCAGCGCCGACGGCCGCTGGTGGCTGGTGGCGCTGTACAAGGGCCCCAGCCGCACTCGCTTCCTGCCGTCCGACGCCACCGCCATCGTGCTCGAGCGGCCCGACGGCAAGCGGTTCGACCTGGGCCCGGCCGGCACGGAGCATGCGTGGTTCTCCCGCAACCCGGACGGGACCAGCACGCGGGTCGGCGCGCAGACCGGCGTGCACCGCCTCTACTACCGGCTCGCTGACGGGTGGGTGCACCTCGACGCCCGCTTCGACGACCGCGGCCGGCTCACGGCGATCAACGGCCAGCCGTACCGCGACTGA
- a CDS encoding S-layer homology domain-containing protein, which yields MRLRRPAVALAVAGLLAAALPTPAALAAQPRYDIDRACPANTVPVAGFTDISEPHDRGIDCLAWFRIANGVTETTFDQTRPVNRGEAASFLVRLLRSVDGVQLPAPKDGAFRDVRSGPHKTNIEILAAMRNPVLRGFQDGGFRPTQPIQRDQFASIVVRAMDEVARQSSSVSPLPTTSRRPFSDVRTGPHAENVNRLAQANILQGTRPGTFAPTSAIQRGQTASVLARTLGGLVDAGVSARPVLVSGTVHDASDVQPGTYGRALTNATVTITGTADLTTRTNTQGRYQVWLRPGQYEITVAPSGHVPFRRAVEVVRATPVTVDFGVYRTATAPAQATPTTSGAQDVTVSADGNFWVVAPYRGAERTRFLPTDASEIVLVRPDGVRVALGAAGTSHAWFSRNADGTSERVGAQVGVHRVYYLVDGEWVRLDATFDAQGRLTHVNGQAYNG from the coding sequence ATGCGCCTGCGCCGTCCGGCCGTGGCGCTTGCCGTGGCCGGCCTGCTGGCCGCCGCCCTGCCGACACCGGCCGCCCTGGCCGCGCAGCCGCGCTACGACATCGACCGGGCCTGCCCGGCCAACACCGTCCCGGTCGCGGGCTTCACCGACATCAGCGAGCCGCACGACCGCGGCATCGACTGCCTGGCCTGGTTCCGGATCGCCAACGGCGTCACGGAGACGACGTTCGACCAGACCCGTCCCGTCAACCGCGGCGAGGCGGCCTCGTTCCTGGTCCGCCTGCTGCGCTCGGTCGACGGCGTCCAGCTGCCGGCGCCCAAGGACGGCGCGTTCCGGGACGTCCGCTCCGGCCCGCACAAGACCAACATCGAGATCCTGGCCGCGATGCGCAACCCCGTCCTGCGCGGGTTCCAGGACGGCGGCTTCCGCCCGACCCAGCCGATCCAGCGCGACCAGTTCGCCTCGATCGTCGTCCGCGCGATGGACGAGGTCGCCCGCCAGAGCTCGTCCGTGTCGCCGCTGCCGACGACCTCGCGCCGGCCGTTCTCCGACGTGCGCACCGGCCCCCACGCGGAAAACGTCAACCGGCTCGCCCAGGCCAACATCCTGCAGGGCACCCGGCCCGGCACATTCGCGCCGACCAGCGCGATCCAGCGCGGTCAGACCGCCTCGGTCCTGGCCCGCACGCTCGGCGGGCTCGTCGACGCCGGCGTGAGCGCCCGCCCGGTGCTGGTCTCCGGCACCGTCCACGACGCCAGCGACGTCCAGCCCGGCACCTACGGCCGCGCGCTGACCAACGCCACCGTCACCATCACCGGCACCGCGGACCTGACCACCCGTACCAACACCCAGGGCCGCTACCAGGTGTGGCTGCGCCCCGGCCAGTACGAGATCACGGTCGCGCCGTCCGGCCACGTCCCGTTCCGCCGCGCCGTCGAGGTGGTGCGCGCCACTCCGGTCACGGTCGACTTCGGGGTCTATCGCACCGCGACCGCGCCGGCGCAGGCCACGCCGACCACGTCGGGCGCGCAGGACGTGACCGTCTCCGCCGACGGCAACTTCTGGGTCGTCGCCCCGTACCGCGGGGCAGAGCGCACCCGTTTCCTGCCGACCGACGCCAGCGAGATCGTGCTCGTGCGCCCCGACGGCGTGCGGGTGGCGCTGGGGGCCGCCGGGACCAGCCACGCCTGGTTCTCGCGCAACGCGGACGGCACCAGCGAGCGGGTCGGCGCGCAGGTCGGCGTCCACCGCGTCTACTACCTCGTGGACGGCGAGTGGGTGCGCCTCGACGCCACCTTCGACGCGCAGGGCCGGCTGACGCACGTCAACGGTCAGGCCTACAACGGCTGA
- the cobA gene encoding uroporphyrinogen-III C-methyltransferase, with protein MTLPFELPAATPGTVHLVGAGPGDPGLLTLRAVRLLQTCDLVAYDRLAPPEALALVPPGAERIAVGKADPAELGARDGVAGERCRQGWRQDEISTLLVLAAQEGRAVVRLKGGDPFVFGRGGEEAIRCHEAGVPVEVVAGVTSAVAAPGAAGIPVTHRGVAPAVAFVTGHEDPTKPGSQLDWAALARFPGTLVFLMGVSTLPAICAQLQAHGLPATTPLGVVRWGTTDRQQELVSDLANAPADVAVSGIGSPATIVVGDVVALRERMGIGTAAAVAAALP; from the coding sequence ATGACGCTGCCGTTCGAGCTGCCGGCCGCCACGCCGGGCACGGTGCACCTGGTCGGGGCCGGCCCCGGCGATCCCGGCCTGCTGACGCTGCGGGCGGTGCGGCTGCTGCAGACCTGCGACCTGGTCGCCTACGACCGGTTGGCGCCGCCGGAGGCGCTGGCGCTGGTCCCGCCGGGCGCGGAGCGGATCGCGGTCGGCAAGGCCGACCCGGCCGAGCTGGGCGCCCGCGACGGCGTCGCCGGCGAACGCTGCCGCCAGGGCTGGCGGCAGGACGAGATCTCCACGCTGCTGGTGCTGGCCGCCCAGGAGGGCCGGGCGGTCGTGCGCCTGAAGGGCGGCGACCCGTTCGTGTTCGGCCGCGGCGGCGAGGAGGCCATCCGCTGCCACGAGGCCGGCGTGCCCGTCGAGGTGGTGGCCGGCGTGACCAGCGCCGTGGCCGCCCCCGGCGCGGCCGGCATCCCGGTCACCCACCGCGGCGTCGCCCCGGCCGTGGCGTTCGTGACCGGCCACGAGGACCCGACCAAGCCCGGCAGCCAGCTCGACTGGGCGGCGCTGGCCCGCTTCCCCGGCACGCTCGTGTTCCTGATGGGCGTGTCCACGCTGCCGGCAATCTGCGCGCAGCTGCAGGCCCACGGGCTGCCGGCCACCACGCCGCTGGGGGTGGTCCGCTGGGGCACGACCGACCGGCAGCAGGAGCTGGTCAGCGACCTCGCCAACGCGCCGGCCGACGTCGCGGTGTCCGGCATCGGCTCACCCGCCACGATCGTGGTGGGCGACGTCGTGGCCCTGCGCGAGCGGATGGGCATCGGGACGGCTGCGGCGGTGGCGGCGGCACTGCCGTAG